TTGCCGTTTTCCGCCTCCTTTACCTTAAATCCCGTCTGGAGCAGCAGGCTGCATAAAAGGAGCCGGTTATCATAATTATCTTCAACAACCAGGATACGCCATGGAGGCTGTCCCGGCGCCAGTCCCAGTACGGCCGGTTTTTCCCTTTCCTTTTCAGCAGCCTCTGCGGCCTCGGCCAGAGTAACAGGCATCTGGACAATAAACCTGGAACCCTCGCCGGGTTGGCTTGTGACGCTGATCTCTCCCCCCATCACTTCAACGAAGGACCTGGTAATGGCCAGCCCCAGTCCGCTTCCCTTGACAGACGATGGGGAAGGTCCTGCCTGGACAAAGGGTTCGAAGATACGTTCCTGTTCCTCGGGCGCAATACCCGGACCGCTGTCCTCTACTTCCATTTGCAGGGTAGCCTTTTTGGCATCATCTGCTGCAGGCATGGTGCGGACACGAAGTGAAACTTCACCTTCAGCCGTAAAGGCTACCGCATTGCCGAGGAGGTTAATAAGGATTTGACGCACTTTACCGCTGTCCGTTTTAACGTATCGTGCCAATAGGGGATCGAGGGTCAGCCGGAAGCGCAGTCCGGCACTTTCGGCGCGAATCTCCATCATTTGTCCAATATCATTCAGCATGAGCGGCAGATCAATTACTTCGCTTTCCACTTCAATTCTTCCCGCTTCGATTTTGGAGAGGTCAAGCACATCATTAATCATGTTGAGCAAGTGCTCTCCGCTGCGGTTGATAATGGAGAGCTTTTCCTTCTCATTGGCAGTGGCCTCGCTTTCACGGACCAGCATTTCCGAAAAGCCGAGAATGGCGTTGAGCGGTGTGCGCAGTTCATGGGACATATTGGCCAGGAAGACAGACTTGGCCTGATTGGCTGATTCGGCTGCTTTTTTGGCTTGTTTAAGTTCCTTCTCTACCTGCTCACGTTCAGTTATTTCGGCACGCAATTTGATGGTACGGTCTTCTACTAATTCTTCGAGATGGTCACGATATCGCGCCAGTTCATCTTCCGTCTGCTTTCGCTCGCTAATGTCCTCAATGACGCCGACAACACCTGCAATTTTCTCTTCAGCATCTATTAGAGGAAAATAGCTTTCTCTTGTCCACCCTTCTTTCCCCCCGGACAAGGTATATTTTAGTTCTATATTACGAGAGACATCTCCTTGCATTGCTTTTTTTATTGCTTCCTCAATTAGACCCTTTAAAAATGGATATTCTTCCCAGGGTATTTTTCCCAAAACATCTTCCCTTTGGGTATGTGATATTTCTTCGAGCGTTCTATTAAAATGGGTGTATTTAAATTCGGAGTTTAATACAAGGACCCCTTCTTCCATCGATTCGAAAACATTAGCAAGTAATTGCTGGTTTTCCCGCAGTGCCTCTTCAGTCCGTTTGCGGACAACCGTCTCCCAGGCCAGGTCCGCCAGTTGTTGTACCAACTTGAGATCATGCTCATCATAATCGCTTTTCTTGTTTCCAGTCCCAAGAATGGCCACGATCTTCTTTCCCCGAAAAACAGGAACGACAAGCTCGCGAATGACCGGCGCATGCCCCTCAGGCAACCCCCGCTTATGAGGCAAACTGTCATAGTCGTTGTGAATGACAGGCCTGCGCTTCAGCACGCAGTCAACCCATACACCGGCTTCAGAAATGGGATAATGTTGACCTTCGCCTTCTGCCGTACACATATTCTCAAGAGTGTTTGTGGACCAGGTCTGTAGCAATATGGTTTCCTGGTCATCGGCCAGAAAATGATAAAAACCGATGTTACTTCCCGTCAGTTCTTCCACTTCATCAAGAAACTTTCGAAGCAATTCTATGACTGAATGAGTTGAGGCATACTCAATAAGCCGCAATTGAGCAGCCTGCACTTTATCCTCGCGTATGCGTTCCGTTATGTCTCTGAAAGTCCCTTCCAGGGCAACGGGTTCATTTTCCTCGTTGTAAATGAGATGGATATTGCATTCAGTAACAATAACCACCCCATCCTTTTGTTTGAAGTTTAAGTTGTAAGCTTTAACAGTGCCTTCTTCTATTAGGCGGCTCTTTATTTTTTTACGTTCTTCAGGTTCGGCGTAAATATCCCTGGCAACATTCATTCCTTTAAGCTCGGTAATATCGTCATAGTTCAACATTTTTACGGCAGCGGGATTGACTTCGAGAATAGTCCCTTCCATATCGGCCAGCATATAGCCGTCTTCCATTGTCTCAAAGATTCGACGATACTTCTCTTCACTTTCACGGAGCGCCGCTTCCGCCATAATTTTCCTGGTTATATCCGTCGACACTCCCGTCAGTCCCTCTATATTGCCGTCAGCATCATAGAGCGGTTCCAGGATTGTATCGAAATATGACGGTTTATCACCGGTAGTAAATGGTACAATTTGCTCTGTCCCTTTCCCGCTATGGAGTACTTCCTGCTTCAATTTCATCAACGATTCGGCATCTTCCGCCGGAATGAGTTCAAAATCAGTTTTTCCAAGCACATTTTCCGGCGTAAAATCGGCGGCGGGATTATAAACCCATGTATATTTCAAGTCCATATCCTGAGTGAAAACGGTAATATTTGAATTACGGAGGGACAACCTGAAGCGCTCTTCACTTTTTTGCAGCTCCCACCCTGAAATTTTTCGTTCCAGCACAGCGGCTGCCCGTACGGCGACGATCTGTAATATAGTTTCCACCAATGTTCGATTTTCCAGGGGGCCGCATCCCATGACGGCAATTAAGCCGATGGGTTGATTTTTTGAATCCCAGAGCGGGATTCCTGCGTAGCTCTCTGCCTTCATTTTATGAAGGATTTCATCGAGGGGGAATAATGTTTTAATGTCTCTGCCATAATAGCAGAGCTTTTTTCCGAAAACATTTTCACATGGCGTGTGTTTCAGTTCATATTCAATATTGGTCGTTAATTTTCCATGAGCATACAAGGCGATAGTCTGCGCCACTTGAGGATTTTTTAAGGTATCGACAAAGGCATATTCCACATTGAGGGTTTTCGAAAGATATTCCACCAGTGATTCGAGAAAAACCTCACGCCCTTCTTCCCACCCTTTTTGGGCAACAAAGTACAAGGTGTCTTCAATGAGTTTTCGTTCTGTTCTGTTTTCTACAACGGCAAGGACTCTATCAACCTCACCTTTTTCATTATAGAGAGGCGTTGCATAATAATGCTGAAGCTCATTGTTAATATTTAAGTCAAAAGTAACAATCTCACCGGCAAAGGTTTTCTCATATTGCTCACGAAGAAAGGTTGCATGTTCGCCAAAAATATCCTCAAGCTTTAAGCCGATGAAATCCCCGGGATCCAGATTACGCTTGAAGAACTCCCGGCCAGATGTATAGCCGACAGTGAAATCTTTTTCTATAATGGAAAGGTAAGCGGGGTAATTTTCTGAAATGCTGCGGAGAAGTTTTTCACTATCCTGCAATGCCGTTTCCACCTTTTTACGGTCGCTAATGTCGGATTGTATGGATACATAAACTTCACCGTATTTCTTATGACTGAGGGTAGAAATGACAACGAAGCACCAAAAAGGGGAGCCATCTTTCCTGATGTTTAAAACCTCACCTCGCCAAAGACCGTCCTCTTTCAATGCATTCTCTATGTCCAGTGCTGTCTTAAGAGGATCTTCACTGGAAGGATCATTGATAATGGAGACATGTTTACCTATGATCTCATCGGCTTCATATCCGAAGATCTCCAAAAATTTTGGATTAGCGTAACGAATGGTAAGGTCCTCTTTACTAACAAGATAGACTCCTTCACCAATGTTTTTAATTATCTTGTCATAGAGGCGTAACTCATCCTCAACATCTTTGCGGTCCTTAATCTCCAATTCAAGTTCTTTTTCCACCAGCTTTTGCTCGGTAATGTCTGGAAACACCACAATCGCAGCGGTACGCTCTCCCTTATCGTTTAAAATGGGGGTCGCCTCGGCAAGGACCCAACGTTCCTCACCATCTGCACGGCGAATAATGAATTCGTCTCGCGAAGATTCACCGTGGAGAATCGCCCTGGCCAGTGGCAATTGGGCCGGGTCATAAGGGCTTCCATCACCATGATAGATCTTCCATTTATCGGAGTAATCCTCGATGGGGATGTCCATCAAGGAATCTCTCGAACCACCGGGAATGCCGAGGGCGGCTGAGTTTGCCATAATCAATCTTCCATCGGGCATGGCGGCGATGGCAATACCGGCAGGTGTTTTTTCCAGGGCGGCTTCAAGAAATGCCTGAGTTTTGGCAAGTTCCTCTTTGGCCATCTTCCTTTCAATGATCTCATCTTCGAGTGTGCTTGCATAATGGACTGATTGGGGAAACTGTCGAAGTACTTCCTTGATCATCGGTTTTGCCGCCGGGGGCAGTTCCTCGACACCGAACCAGGGTTTGGGCTCAATAGGCGCTTTACTTCGCCAAATGACATCGAACAAGCCGTCTTTCCGTGCACACCCGATGAGCGCCGGATTTTTCAAATGGTGGTTCTTTTCAATCCGGATCTCTCCGGCGGGACTCATGTAATGCTGTCCCGGCAGGCTCTTTATCAGGTCATGAGGGTTGAAGCTGCCCGTCGCTTCAACAGCGTTGCGCCATAACCAGACCTGGCTATAGGCCCTTACAATGGGGTCAGAGCTATGCCGGTCACTGCCCAATCGATGTTGATAACGCTTAATGAAGGCCCTGTTTTCCGGAGTATCCAGGGTTTGGAAATAGCTCCAGCAGGCGAAATGACCTTCACCCTCCGTTGCAATTGCCTGCTGTTCTCCCTCGGCAATGCTGAAGGACATGACCGGCACTTCTTCGGCTCCTATACCTGCTTTGTAAAGCTGACGGAAAAAGGCATAATTGCTGTCTCCATTGAGGGTATTAAAAATCACATGGGGCCGTAAGCTGCCGATTTCCTCTACCATAGACGAGAAATCCTGCCGGCCGAGGGGTACATATCGGTCAGCCAAAAGGGTGCCTCCGCTTTCTTCCACCATACCGGCGATAAACAGGTTGGCCGTACGGGGAAAGACGTAGTCCGAACCAATGAGCAGGCAGCGCCGCTTGCCCTTTTGCAACATCCAGTTCACTGCCGGTTCTATCTGCTGGTTGAGGCAGCTTCCCGTATAAACGATGTTTGGACTCTCCTCCAGCCCCTCGTACTGCACAGGATACCAGAGCAAGGCACCGGCGGCCTCTACCAGGGGCTTGACGGCCTTGCGTGAGGCAGAGGTCCAGCATCCGAAAAGGGTAGTTACCTTATCCTCTGAGAGAAGCTTTCTCGTCCGTTCTTCGAATACAAGCGGACGAGAGGCCCCATCTTCGATAATTGGTTTGACCTCATGTCCGAGCACACCGCCTTGCTCATTGATCTCGTCAATGGCCATGACGGCTGCATCGACGAGGGGTGACTCGCTTGCCGCCATAGTTCCCTGCAAGGAATGGAGAATGCCTACCTTAATTACTGCCATTTAGAATACCCTCTTTTTATCATATGTCCCTATGCGGTTATTTTGAGGAGTAAAAAAATCAACTGTCCCCCCCGGCTATTCACTGTTTTCCACCGAGCAGTTCCAGAATCCGGTCAAAACGAAACTCCTTTACAAGCGCCTGCAGCCCGCAGGCGATTCCGGGGCGCTTACGGCGGATGCGCTCGATCACTTGATCCATAGCTGAAATATCCAGCTTGTGCGCCGTATCTCTTAATATCTTCCTCAGATCAGAGGGCAACTCGGCCAACATGTGTGAAGTAAGGATGATTTCCCTTTCCTCCGCCTTGACTTCCTCTTCCTTTTCATAAGTATAGCGCACCCCCAACTGCTGCGCCATGGTATGGAAGATCTCACAAGCCTGGAAGGGCTTGTGCACTACCTCGTCACAACCTGCTTCCAGGATGACTTTACGCTGTTCATTGTAAGCGCTGGCAGTAATGGCAATGATCTTCACCTCGTCACCACCGGCCATGGATCGGATCTTTGCCGTCGCCTCATAGCCATCCATTACGGGCATACGCATGTCCATCCAGATTAAGTGGGGTCGCCACTGATCGAAGAGAGTGACAGCCTCTTCGCCATTTTCCGCCTCCTTTACCTGGAAACCTGCCTGGAGGAGCAGGCTGCCGAGAAGCAGCCGGTTGTCCCTGTTATCTTCAACAACCAGGATGCGCTGCTCAGGCTGTCCGGGTTCCAGTCCCGGCACGGCCGGTTGGACCGCATGTATACGGGCGGCCGCTGCCGCTTCCCCCAGGGCCACCGGCAATTCAACGCAAAAGAGTGAACCCTTGCCGGGCTTGCTGGTAACACTTATCTTACCGCCCATCAGTTCCACAAAGGATTTACTGATGGCCAGGCCCAGCCCACTGCCCTTGAGATCGGTTCCGGCCTTCCCTGCCTGAACAAAGGGTTCAAAGATACGTTCTATCTGCTCCGCATCGATACCCTGACCACTGTCCTCTACCTCAAGGCGCAACATGACCATGGCGCTGCTACCGGCAACAGGCAAAGTGCCGGCACGCAGCCATAGGCCACCTTTGCCGGCGTATGTGACGGCATTATCGAGCAGGTTGATAAGGATCTGACGCAGCTTGCCCATGTCGGCCTTGATGTATTGCGCCAACCCGGGATCAAGCTCCAGATTAAAGTGCAGTCCGGCGCTCCCGGCGCGCAGCGCCATCATTTGCCCTATATCCTTCAGCATGAGCGGCAGGTCGAATACCAATCGTTCCTGCTCCACATGACCCGCCTCTATTTTAGAAAGATCCAGCACATCATTGATCATATTCAACAAGTGTTCACCGCTGCGGTTGATGATAAATAGTTTATCCTTCTGGTCACCGCCGGCCTGGCATTCCCGCACCAGCATTTCAGAGAAACCGAGAATGGCGTTGAGGGGGGTACGGAGTTCGTGGGACATATTGGCCAGGAAAACACTCTTTGCCCGGTTGGCCGATTCCGCTTCGTTTTTTGCTTCCCGCAGTTGATTTTCCAGCTTCTTGAAGTGATCGATATCGACATGGGCGCCAACCAAACGGGTCGGATTGCCGCCGGCATCGCGGGCTACCACCTTGCCCCGATCGAGAATCCACTTGTAACGGCCATCCTTGCAACGCATCCGAAATTCGACGCTGTAAGGTTCATCACTGGCGTTAATATGCTCTTTTGTTTCGGCAAGTGTCCTTTTCAAATCATCGGGATGTATCATGTCCAGCCAGACGGTCTGACTGTCATTGGCGGAAAAATCTTCAGGTTTATAACCGAGCATATGAAAATAGGTGGGACTGCAATAGGTCTGGTCCGTCACAATGGCCCAATCCCGGATTCCATCCCTGGTGGCGTTAAAGACATAATCCAAACGCTCTTGTTGTGCCTTCAGTACCGCTTCCACCTGTCTTCGTTTGTTCACCTCTCCCGACAAACGGCGATTCCAGTAGAGAAATACAGACAACACAATGGCGGCAGCCAGCAGCGATTGCCACAACAGGGTGTAATCCACACCATGCTCATAGCGTATAGTCATCCAGCGGTTGATGATGGCCTCTCCTTCCTCTTTCTTTATAAAGTCGAGCGCCTTTTGCAGGATGCCCGCCAGGAGCGGCCAGTCACCACGAACGGCCATGGTCTGATTATTGGCATAGGGCGTCTCACCGACAACGTGCACCTCGTAAAGCCCGAGCTTATGGATGTAGTAGCCGGCGCTAAAAGCGTTGCCGATAAAAGCCTGTGCCTTGCCCCTTGTCAGCATCTTGAAAGCATCGGGGATAGTCTTTACGGGCACAAGATTAATTCCGGGATAGTCCCGCCTGAGCCACTCCTCAATTGCGTAGCCTGACATAACAGCGACGTCTTTGCCATGGAGGGCCCCGGGTTCGCCCATATAGGCAACTTCCCTTGAACTGTAAATGTGGATGGGCATGGAAACATAGGGTTCGGTAAAGAGGAAATAGTTCTCGCGCTCTGCTGTGCGCGCCAGGGACGCAAACATATCCAGTTCCCTGTTCTTTACAGCCTCCACCATCTCTTTCCAGCTTAATCCTCGAGGAATCTCGAATCGCACGCCAAGTAAATCTTCCAAACGATGGAGATAGTCCATGGACATTCCCTGCAGATTTCCCTCTTTATCAAGAAATTCCACAGGCGCCCAGTTGGGGTCAATGACCACCTTGATAACGGGATGTGCTTTGAGCCAGCCTCTTTCCTCCTCGGTAAGGTCAACCTGTGGAGCTTTGGAGAGATTAATTGAAACAGGTTCTGCGCCAAAGATATCTCCCGTCATCACGGGAATGAACAGTATCACCAGTGTGATTAACGAGATAATCCCCTTCACTTTTGATATCCTCAATAAGGGTTCCCCTTGATAAGTGATATGCCGGCCACCCCACCGCAAGCAGTGAAGAATAAATGCAAAAACCGGGAGGAATGCACCCCTCAGGCCTTCAATTTCCTTTACCTTGAGTCTCTTAATTTGTTGGAAGCCCCTTAGGGATTCATGGACAGGGCCGTTGCCGCCCCTATGACCGGTTCGGCAGGAATTAATATTGTCCCTCACCACCCATGGGATGTTCCCGGTAAACCTGAAAAGACAGAGGGCAACCCAAAGGGAGCACAGCGCCACCATAGCTTGATAAAAAGGGAAAAAAAACAGCAGGCCCGATACAGCTAAAAGAAATGTCCAATTCTGACGCCGAATCATTGAGGGAAAAACCCTTTTGAATTAAAGTTAGGGCTATTTTTCCTGCAAACCGCAAGTATAAAAGTATGCGGCCCATAGCGAGAAGGGGGGGGACTCTTCTGACTTCCCCCTTATTTAATAGTATATCATGTATTGCGGGAGGGGGAGAAAGAGGAAATCATTTTTATCTCTTGAGATAGTTACAACCTGGAATCTCTCCGCCTAAAAAAATGCCGAAGGTTCGGGAAAGCACAGGTTTAGCAGGAACATTTCATAAGTGAGCATTCTGTGAAATACAGGAGTTTGCATTGGAAACTATGGTCAAAGCGCCCTTTTCCTCTTTAATGAGCCATCTCTTTTTCGATAATTTCCATTAATCTTTTTATTGTAACCGGCTTTGCAACCAATTGATAAGCTCCCAATTCTTCAATACGCTTTATTGTTGCATCATCACCATATCCGGAGATAAAAATGATTTTTATCTTATTATCGATTTCAAGAATTTCCTTTGCCGCTTCAACGCCATCTATTCCGAGGCCAAG
The DNA window shown above is from Deltaproteobacteria bacterium and carries:
- a CDS encoding response regulator, translated to MGKGNKVLIVEDEIMIAMLYKSNLEKSGYHVFEPVESGEKAIEAVKEKGPHLILMDICLGLGIDGVEAAKEILEIDNKIKIIFISGYGDDATIKRIEELGAYQLVAKPVTIKRLMEIIEKEMAH
- a CDS encoding transporter substrate-binding domain-containing protein; translated protein: MRISKVKGIISLITLVILFIPVMTGDIFGAEPVSINLSKAPQVDLTEEERGWLKAHPVIKVVIDPNWAPVEFLDKEGNLQGMSMDYLHRLEDLLGVRFEIPRGLSWKEMVEAVKNRELDMFASLARTAERENYFLFTEPYVSMPIHIYSSREVAYMGEPGALHGKDVAVMSGYAIEEWLRRDYPGINLVPVKTIPDAFKMLTRGKAQAFIGNAFSAGYYIHKLGLYEVHVVGETPYANNQTMAVRGDWPLLAGILQKALDFIKKEEGEAIINRWMTIRYEHGVDYTLLWQSLLAAAIVLSVFLYWNRRLSGEVNKRRQVEAVLKAQQERLDYVFNATRDGIRDWAIVTDQTYCSPTYFHMLGYKPEDFSANDSQTVWLDMIHPDDLKRTLAETKEHINASDEPYSVEFRMRCKDGRYKWILDRGKVVARDAGGNPTRLVGAHVDIDHFKKLENQLREAKNEAESANRAKSVFLANMSHELRTPLNAILGFSEMLVRECQAGGDQKDKLFIINRSGEHLLNMINDVLDLSKIEAGHVEQERLVFDLPLMLKDIGQMMALRAGSAGLHFNLELDPGLAQYIKADMGKLRQILINLLDNAVTYAGKGGLWLRAGTLPVAGSSAMVMLRLEVEDSGQGIDAEQIERIFEPFVQAGKAGTDLKGSGLGLAISKSFVELMGGKISVTSKPGKGSLFCVELPVALGEAAAAARIHAVQPAVPGLEPGQPEQRILVVEDNRDNRLLLGSLLLQAGFQVKEAENGEEAVTLFDQWRPHLIWMDMRMPVMDGYEATAKIRSMAGGDEVKIIAITASAYNEQRKVILEAGCDEVVHKPFQACEIFHTMAQQLGVRYTYEKEEEVKAEEREIILTSHMLAELPSDLRKILRDTAHKLDISAMDQVIERIRRKRPGIACGLQALVKEFRFDRILELLGGKQ
- a CDS encoding transporter substrate-binding protein, which translates into the protein MAVIKVGILHSLQGTMAASESPLVDAAVMAIDEINEQGGVLGHEVKPIIEDGASRPLVFEERTRKLLSEDKVTTLFGCWTSASRKAVKPLVEAAGALLWYPVQYEGLEESPNIVYTGSCLNQQIEPAVNWMLQKGKRRCLLIGSDYVFPRTANLFIAGMVEESGGTLLADRYVPLGRQDFSSMVEEIGSLRPHVIFNTLNGDSNYAFFRQLYKAGIGAEEVPVMSFSIAEGEQQAIATEGEGHFACWSYFQTLDTPENRAFIKRYQHRLGSDRHSSDPIVRAYSQVWLWRNAVEATGSFNPHDLIKSLPGQHYMSPAGEIRIEKNHHLKNPALIGCARKDGLFDVIWRSKAPIEPKPWFGVEELPPAAKPMIKEVLRQFPQSVHYASTLEDEIIERKMAKEELAKTQAFLEAALEKTPAGIAIAAMPDGRLIMANSAALGIPGGSRDSLMDIPIEDYSDKWKIYHGDGSPYDPAQLPLARAILHGESSRDEFIIRRADGEERWVLAEATPILNDKGERTAAIVVFPDITEQKLVEKELELEIKDRKDVEDELRLYDKIIKNIGEGVYLVSKEDLTIRYANPKFLEIFGYEADEIIGKHVSIINDPSSEDPLKTALDIENALKEDGLWRGEVLNIRKDGSPFWCFVVISTLSHKKYGEVYVSIQSDISDRKKVETALQDSEKLLRSISENYPAYLSIIEKDFTVGYTSGREFFKRNLDPGDFIGLKLEDIFGEHATFLREQYEKTFAGEIVTFDLNINNELQHYYATPLYNEKGEVDRVLAVVENRTERKLIEDTLYFVAQKGWEEGREVFLESLVEYLSKTLNVEYAFVDTLKNPQVAQTIALYAHGKLTTNIEYELKHTPCENVFGKKLCYYGRDIKTLFPLDEILHKMKAESYAGIPLWDSKNQPIGLIAVMGCGPLENRTLVETILQIVAVRAAAVLERKISGWELQKSEERFRLSLRNSNITVFTQDMDLKYTWVYNPAADFTPENVLGKTDFELIPAEDAESLMKLKQEVLHSGKGTEQIVPFTTGDKPSYFDTILEPLYDADGNIEGLTGVSTDITRKIMAEAALRESEEKYRRIFETMEDGYMLADMEGTILEVNPAAVKMLNYDDITELKGMNVARDIYAEPEERKKIKSRLIEEGTVKAYNLNFKQKDGVVIVTECNIHLIYNEENEPVALEGTFRDITERIREDKVQAAQLRLIEYASTHSVIELLRKFLDEVEELTGSNIGFYHFLADDQETILLQTWSTNTLENMCTAEGEGQHYPISEAGVWVDCVLKRRPVIHNDYDSLPHKRGLPEGHAPVIRELVVPVFRGKKIVAILGTGNKKSDYDEHDLKLVQQLADLAWETVVRKRTEEALRENQQLLANVFESMEEGVLVLNSEFKYTHFNRTLEEISHTQREDVLGKIPWEEYPFLKGLIEEAIKKAMQGDVSRNIELKYTLSGGKEGWTRESYFPLIDAEEKIAGVVGVIEDISERKQTEDELARYRDHLEELVEDRTIKLRAEITEREQVEKELKQAKKAAESANQAKSVFLANMSHELRTPLNAILGFSEMLVRESEATANEKEKLSIINRSGEHLLNMINDVLDLSKIEAGRIEVESEVIDLPLMLNDIGQMMEIRAESAGLRFRLTLDPLLARYVKTDSGKVRQILINLLGNAVAFTAEGEVSLRVRTMPAADDAKKATLQMEVEDSGPGIAPEEQERIFEPFVQAGPSPSSVKGSGLGLAITRSFVEVMGGEISVTSQPGEGSRFIVQMPVTLAEAAEAAEKEREKPAVLGLAPGQPPWRILVVEDNYDNRLLLCSLLLQTGFKVKEAENGKEAVKLFKKWEPHFIWMDMRMPVMDGYEATAGIRSLPGGDKVKIVAITASALKEQRKIILDAGCDEVVNKPIQRHKIFETMAEQLGLRYSYEEGKAAVVAEPAIVLTGEMMAALPAELRQALQEAAHKLDISATDEAIKRIAHKHPKIADGLQQLAGKFSFEKILELLKKGESL